In the Terriglobales bacterium genome, TCGATGCCTATAATCTTTCCCATGGGATGCTGCCTCCTACTTCGTAAGTCATTATAATCGTTGCACTTTTCTCATGAACTCTGGTTTTATAGCAGGAGCAATATAAGACTTGAGTGTAACGTTGTCAAGTTGTTAGATGTGACAAGGCAAATGGAAGATGCAGGGCCAGTGCCCGGCAGCTAGTGGTTAGCAGCTCGTGGTGGTGAGCATGAGCCGCGGGGGAACGGAACACCGGCTCAATCGAATCTTTCGTAAAGAATCGCCTTCCGGTCCCAGCCCAATTGCTTCAACAGATCGCGGTTCGCCAGAACCATGTCCTTGAGCCCGCAGATGTAGGCGTCCATGTCAGTGCGACCTGCCGCGAGATGCCGAACGTGCTCCTGCACGTAGCCACGGGCCCCGGTCCAGCCGGGGTTTTCGCGGCTCAGGGTCGGAAGATAATGGAAATTGGGATGCTCATGCGCCAGTTGCAGGAACTCGTCGTTGTAGTAGAGATCAGCCTGGTAGCGCACGCCGAACAGCAGCCAGAATTCATGTCCGCGGTGGCGCGAGTCATCGGCGAAAAGCCACTGCAGCATGCCTCGCAATGGCGCGATGCCGGTTCCGGTTCCGATAAAGAGAGAATCACGCACCGGGTCCTTGAGCACGAAATAACCGTGGGGCCCGTGGAACGGGACTTTCTCCCCTTCGGGAAGATCGCAAAGAAAATTTGAAAAAAAGCCCTCTTGTACGCGGTTGAGGCAGAGGTCGAAGGTGTTGTTGCCGCGCGGAGGCGAGGCGATGGAGTAGGCACGCGTGATCTCGCGGCCGTCATGCGGTTCCTTCATCGAGACGAACTGCCCGGCAGTGAAGTCGAAGCGGGGAAGTTCTTCGACCGAGAATTCCAGGTGCTTGGTGTCGCCCGAGAGCGGGACGGAGCGCACCAGGCGTGCGGTCAACAGTTGGCGGTGAGTGGACACTGGTTTCATTCTAAAGAATGCCGTTGCCCTTGGCCATTGGCCGTAACTCAGCAATCAGCAGTCAGCGATGGGCAGAGCAAAACGTAGTCGCCGGCGAGGGCGCCCCCGCCACAAACGTTCGGGTCGCATAAACGGCAGTTCCGGCGAGGCGCCGGGCCTGCATTGTCAGAATTTGGACGGTGCGGACGAACCGAAAGTTCGTTGGCTAACCGCCAATGGCGATCTATTCCACGGTCACCGACTTCGCCAAATTCCGCGGCTGGTCGACGTCGCAGCCGCGGCGCACGGCGATGTGGTACGCCAGCAGCTGCAGCGGCACGATCTCGAGGATGGGCACCAGCATCTCCGGCGCGGGGGGCACGTAGATGACGTGGTCGGCAGCTTCGCGAATTTCCTCGTCGCCCTCGGTGGCGACCGCGATTACCCGCCCGCTGCGCGCCTTCACCTCTTTCAGGTTGGACAGCGTCTTCTCATAGCGCATTTGCGAGCCCGGGTCCTTGGGATCGCAGGTGGCGAGGATCACCACCGGAAGATCTTCGTCAATCAGCGCGTTGGGGCCGTGCTTCATCTCGCCGGCGGGATAGCCCTCGGCGTGGATGTAGGAAATTTCCTTGAGCTTGAGGGCGCCTTCCAGCGCGATGGGATAGTGAATGCCGCGGCCGAGGAAGAGGAAATCCTGGGCGCGGTGGTATTCCTTGGCCAAGTCTTCCGCTTCTTCTTCCTTGGCCAGCACGGACTCCAGCTTGCCGGGGATCTTGCCCAGTTCGCCGATGTACATGCGCGCCTCATCGTGGGTGATGCTGTTGCGCACGTTCGCCAGGTAGAGCGAGAAGAGAAACAGAGCGGTCAATTGCGCTGTGAAGGCCTTGGTCGAAGCAACGCCGATCTCCGGGCCGGCATGGGTGTAGATGGTGCCGTTGGCTTCGCGGGTGACCATGGAACCTACGACGTTGCAGATGCCAATCGTTTTCGAGCCCTTGGAGCGGGCTTCGCGTTGGGCGGCAATGGTGTCGGCGGTCTCGCCCGACTGCGTTATCAGCATGGTGAGATCGTTGGGCGCAACGATCGGATCGCGATAACGCCATTCGCTGGCGTAGTCGACTTCCACCGGGACCCGCGCCAGGCGCTCGATCATGAACTTGCCGGCTTGCGCGGCGTGCCAACTGGTGCCGCAGGCAGCGATGTTCACCTTGCCGAGCTTGGCGAATTCGCTCTCGGTGATTTCCATCTCCTCGAGGAAAATTTTGCCGCTGTCGAGGGAGACGCGGCCCAGAGTGGTGTCGCGGACGGCGCGCGGCTGCTCATAAATTTCTTTGAGCATGAAATGCTTGAAACCGCCCTTTTCCGCCATGATGGGATCCCAGGTGACGTGCTGCACCTGGCGCACGATGGGGTTGCCGTCGAAGTCGCTGAGCTGGACACCTTCCGGCGTGATGACCGCGAGGTCGCCATCGGCCAGGAAAAAAAGGTCGCGCGTGTGATAGAGGATGGCGGGTACGTCGGAGGCGACAAAGTATTCGTCCTTGCCCAGCCCGATGACCGCCGGCGGGCCATTGCGCGCGGCGACAATCTTGTCGCGCTCGTCCACGGAAATCACCGCCAGGGCATAAACGCCGTGCAGTTCCTTTACCGTCTTGCGAACGGCCTCTTCCAGCGAGGGACGCGCGCCGCCATTGTGCGGCTTCAGATGCTTCTCGACCAGGTGGGCAATGACCTCGGTATCGGTTTCGGTGGAGAACTTATGGCCTTCCTCGGCGAGCTTGCGTTTCAGCTGCAGGTAATTCTCGATGATCCCGTTGTGCACCACGACCACACGGCCGGTGCAGTCACGGTGGGGATGGGCATTCTCCTCGGTGGGGCGTCCGTGGGTGGCCCAGCGGGTGTGGCCAATGCCGTAGGTGCCGTCGAGGGGCTTGAGGCGGATCACCTCTTCCAGGTTGCGCAGCTTGCCTTCGGCGCGGCGAACCTGAAGGCCGTCTCCATTTCCAGCAACCGCGATGCCGGCGGAATCGTAGCCACGGTACTCAAGCCGGCGCAGGCCTTCAATGATGACCGGCACTACGCGCTTCTTGCCTACATATCCAACAATGCCACACACGTGAATACCCTCGAAAAGCTGGCTTGTCTCAGGAGTTCAGCCGAAGGCTGCCGCCCGGCTGGAACTTGAGCCGGCAGCACCATGATATTGGATTCTCGCCCGAGCGGATATGATTCCGCCACTTACCCCGGTAACGAAAGACTTCCAGGCGATGATTAATGTGCTTCCAGGGAGTAACGGAACTCCTCGATCACCGGATTGGTGAGGACCTCGCGAGCGATGCGTTCGACCTCCTGGCGGGCACGCGCTTCATCCAACCCATCGACCGTAACCTCGAAGTACTTGCCCTGGCGTACATCGGTCACCGCTTGAAAGCCCATCTTGCGGAGTGCGCCATGAATGGTTTTGCCCTGCGGGTCGAGCACCGTCTTCTTGAGCGACACGTACACGTAGGCTTTCATGAGTAGGGAAATTATACAGCGTACGCGCAGGCGCTCTCGATGGCGGGCAACAGCAAATTCATTGCCCGAATCGCAAGCACTGGGAGGACATCCATGGCCGACGTAAACAAACAGCAAGATCAGGACCTCCGCTTCCGCTGTGCGGATGTCGGGGACAAGAACTGCAAATGGGAAGCCCGTGGCCGCAACGAAGACGACATCATGCAGCAAGCCGAGCAGCACGGCCGCGAAAAGCACAACCTCCACATGGACGACAACATGCGCCAGAAAGTCCGTGGCGCCATCCAGCGTAAAGCAGCGTAAGACGAGTTGTCGGTTATCGGTTTTCGGTGGACGGTTCCGATTTCGAAATCGATCGCCGAGAACCGACAGCCGATCAGCAGACGATAACCATGACCATCGCGGCGGTTCGCGGAGACACCGCAGCTGAGTCTCGGGTCAGCTCAGCCCAGCTCTCGATTTCGGACAACAGCCTGGGCCGGTGGTGAATCCCTTCTTGAAGAAATCCAACCAACGGAAGGGGAACTATGGCTCGCGACAAAGGGAAAAAAGCGCCTTTAGGACACCTTCACCTGCGATGCGCCGACGTCACCGACCCGAATTGTCATTGGGAAGTCCGGGGCCACGATGATGCCGACATCATGAAGCAAATGGAACAGCATGCCCACGAGGCGCACAACGTCATGCACCTCGACAATGGCGTCCGTAACCGCATCCGAAGCGTCATTCACACCAAGAAAGCGGCATAACGGCGGCACCGCAGAGTCGCATCAGCCACCGAGGAAGCACATAGCGGTTTCCAGGTTGGTTTCCAGGCATGGCATGGCCACCGGAGACCGGAAACTGCCTTTGTGTCCTCGGTGGCTGGTCTTCTTCAAAGCCGGAACAGTTCGCGGAGTCTCTTGGTTTGTGCGCGGCTGACCGGAATTTCCGACTGCTTCTTGTCGTCCATGCGGAGCTGGTAGGAGCTCTTGAACCACGGCACAACCTCGCGAATGCGGTTGATATTTACCAGGTAGGAGCGGTGCGCGCGCCAGAACAGGTTGGGATCGAGGGAGGCGAGAAGTTCCTCCAGCGTACGGCAGTTGGATTGACCCTCGATCTGAGCCGTTACCACGGTAATGACACCGTCTTCGATCGAGGCATAACAGATGTCCTTCTGGTCCACCAGGAACAATCGGCCGGCGGCCTTGATCAGGATTTTCGCGGGCTGATGAGGCTTGGCTTCCAGGCTACGGATGAGCGTTTCCAGGCGTTCGCTGGGTCCGGCGGTGGATACCTTGGCCTTGGCTTTTCTCACGGATTGGGTGACCCGCGCCTTATCAAAGGGCTTGAGGAGATAATCGACGGCGTTCACTTCAAACGCCTTGACCGCGTATTGATCGTAAGCGGTAGCAAAAACGATTTGCGGCAGCGGCACCTTCTTGTCCATCAGCTTTTTGATTACCGCAAAGCCGTCCAGTCCGGGCATCTGGACGTCGAGGAAGACGAGGTCGGGCGAGTGCTCCTTGATGAGGTTCACGGCCTCGACGCCGTTCTTGCCCTGCGCGACTACATTGACGTCATCCACCGACTTCAACAGGAAGGCAAGCTCATCGCGCGCGAGCTGCTCATCATCGATGATAACTGCGGACAACGGCATAGGACCCCCACGGTAGAACCCTTCAGTATAGCGGGGAGCAGAGGAATAAAGAATTAAGAAGTCAGAATGAAAGATGCTGCAATTACGGAATGACTTCTCACTTCTTCATTCTGCATTCTTCATTCTGCACTCTCGAGGGCCAGGGCCATTCCCATTCCTCCGCTGACGCAGAGGGTGGCAATGCCGCGCTTCGCCCTGCGCTTGAGCATCTC is a window encoding:
- a CDS encoding FAD-dependent oxidoreductase, which codes for MSTHRQLLTARLVRSVPLSGDTKHLEFSVEELPRFDFTAGQFVSMKEPHDGREITRAYSIASPPRGNNTFDLCLNRVQEGFFSNFLCDLPEGEKVPFHGPHGYFVLKDPVRDSLFIGTGTGIAPLRGMLQWLFADDSRHRGHEFWLLFGVRYQADLYYNDEFLQLAHEHPNFHYLPTLSRENPGWTGARGYVQEHVRHLAAGRTDMDAYICGLKDMVLANRDLLKQLGWDRKAILYERFD
- the glmS gene encoding glutamine--fructose-6-phosphate transaminase (isomerizing), whose product is MCGIVGYVGKKRVVPVIIEGLRRLEYRGYDSAGIAVAGNGDGLQVRRAEGKLRNLEEVIRLKPLDGTYGIGHTRWATHGRPTEENAHPHRDCTGRVVVVHNGIIENYLQLKRKLAEEGHKFSTETDTEVIAHLVEKHLKPHNGGARPSLEEAVRKTVKELHGVYALAVISVDERDKIVAARNGPPAVIGLGKDEYFVASDVPAILYHTRDLFFLADGDLAVITPEGVQLSDFDGNPIVRQVQHVTWDPIMAEKGGFKHFMLKEIYEQPRAVRDTTLGRVSLDSGKIFLEEMEITESEFAKLGKVNIAACGTSWHAAQAGKFMIERLARVPVEVDYASEWRYRDPIVAPNDLTMLITQSGETADTIAAQREARSKGSKTIGICNVVGSMVTREANGTIYTHAGPEIGVASTKAFTAQLTALFLFSLYLANVRNSITHDEARMYIGELGKIPGKLESVLAKEEEAEDLAKEYHRAQDFLFLGRGIHYPIALEGALKLKEISYIHAEGYPAGEMKHGPNALIDEDLPVVILATCDPKDPGSQMRYEKTLSNLKEVKARSGRVIAVATEGDEEIREAADHVIYVPPAPEMLVPILEIVPLQLLAYHIAVRRGCDVDQPRNLAKSVTVE
- the purS gene encoding phosphoribosylformylglycinamidine synthase subunit PurS gives rise to the protein MKAYVYVSLKKTVLDPQGKTIHGALRKMGFQAVTDVRQGKYFEVTVDGLDEARARQEVERIAREVLTNPVIEEFRYSLEAH
- a CDS encoding DUF1059 domain-containing protein, encoding MADVNKQQDQDLRFRCADVGDKNCKWEARGRNEDDIMQQAEQHGREKHNLHMDDNMRQKVRGAIQRKAA
- a CDS encoding DUF1059 domain-containing protein, whose translation is MARDKGKKAPLGHLHLRCADVTDPNCHWEVRGHDDADIMKQMEQHAHEAHNVMHLDNGVRNRIRSVIHTKKAA
- a CDS encoding LytTR family DNA-binding domain-containing protein; amino-acid sequence: MPLSAVIIDDEQLARDELAFLLKSVDDVNVVAQGKNGVEAVNLIKEHSPDLVFLDVQMPGLDGFAVIKKLMDKKVPLPQIVFATAYDQYAVKAFEVNAVDYLLKPFDKARVTQSVRKAKAKVSTAGPSERLETLIRSLEAKPHQPAKILIKAAGRLFLVDQKDICYASIEDGVITVVTAQIEGQSNCRTLEELLASLDPNLFWRAHRSYLVNINRIREVVPWFKSSYQLRMDDKKQSEIPVSRAQTKRLRELFRL